From a single Solanum dulcamara chromosome 4, daSolDulc1.2, whole genome shotgun sequence genomic region:
- the LOC129887365 gene encoding late embryogenesis abundant protein 6-like: MQAIKDKFKDMSAMRKAKAEAKEEEKAEKDLAKTRVEVAHEVRLAKEAEAAMHLHVNRAAEKIANEEGKYVHEPAEGTLDPYASSFTNTQLNNAGTGPNNNLL, from the exons ATGCAGGCTATTAAGGATAAGTTTAAAGATATGAGCGCCATGCGCAAAGCCAAAGCTGAAGCTAAGGAGGAGGAAAAA gcagAGAAAGACTTGGCAAAGACAAGAGTAGAAGTAGCACATGAGGTAAGATTGGCAAAAGAGGCAGAAGCAGCCATGCATTTACATGTCAACAGAGCAGCAGAGAAGATTGCAAATGAAGAGGGAAAATATGTTCATGAACCTGCAGAAGGAACCTTGGATCCTTATGCTTCTAGCTTCACCAACACTCAGTTGAATAATGCTGGAACAGGACCAAATAACAATCTACTCTAG